Proteins encoded by one window of Nitrospiraceae bacterium:
- the rpmG gene encoding 50S ribosomal protein L33 yields MREIILFQCGDCKNRNYSSMKNKKNTTEKLQLKKYCRHCRKHTLHKETKA; encoded by the coding sequence ATTCTTTTTCAGTGCGGTGATTGCAAGAATAGAAACTATTCGAGCATGAAGAACAAAAAAAACACAACTGAGAAATTGCAGCTGAAAAAATATTGCAGGCATTGCAGAAAGCACACACTGCACAAGGAGACTAAGGCATAG
- the secE gene encoding preprotein translocase subunit SecE — protein MQKLREFFKEVNVEIRKVTYPSWEELKGSTWVVIITVIVISVFLGIVDLGLAKFVSRLLR, from the coding sequence ATGCAGAAGCTGAGAGAATTTTTTAAAGAAGTGAATGTAGAGATAAGAAAGGTTACCTACCCAAGCTGGGAGGAACTTAAGGGTTCTACATGGGTGGTCATAATTACAGTCATAGTTATTTCGGTATTCTTGGGCATTGTTGATCTTGGTCTCGCAAAATTTGTCAGCAGGTTATTGAGGTAA